The Panicum virgatum strain AP13 chromosome 5K, P.virgatum_v5, whole genome shotgun sequence genome has a window encoding:
- the LOC120710338 gene encoding cationic peroxidase SPC4-like has product MAAVERCPGCEGRRERHCVGALPTPLYPPSGGAEDDRRRARSAAEGRGGEQQASAGLLREDQASRRAEAVRRHSGCGLVGPAAAAGACINDLRDRLDRACGGRVVSCADILTLAARDSVALASGPAYEVPLGRREGLAPASQDAVFAALPPPSSNVTTLLSFLSRIDLDATDLVALSGGHTVGVAHCGSFEDHLFPTQDPTLNQWFAGRLRLTCPAKGADGTTANDIRTPNTFDKYYVDLLDREGLFTSDQDLFTDGRTKPLVTKFSVDQDTLAFFSSDAFFQQFVYSYVKMGQINVLTGATQGQIRANCSARNNNEQQLPPWSVVETVVDAAESIVL; this is encoded by the exons atggcggcggtggagcgctGTCCCGGGTGCGAAGGCCGGCGCGAGCGGCATTGCGTGGGGGCGCTCCCCACTCCCCTGTACCCTCCAAGCGGCGGAGCCGAGGATGACCGGCGGCGCgcgaggtcggcggcggaggggcgcggcggcgagcagcaggcGTCGGCGGGACTCCTGCGGGAGGACCAGGCCTCGCGCCGCGCGGAGGCCGTGCGGCGCCACAGTGGCTGCGGGCTCGTGGGGCCCGCAGCAGCGGCCGGCGCATG CATCAACGACCTCCGCGACCGCCTCGACAGGGCCTGCGGCGGCCGCGTTGTCTCCTGCGCCGACATCCTCACCCTCGCCGCGCGCGACTCCGTGGCCCTGGCCAGCGGCCCGGCCTACGAGGTGCCCCTCGGCCGGCGCGAAGGCCTGGCGCCCGCGTCGCAGGACGCCGTCTTCgccgcgctcccgccgccgagctccaacGTCACCACGCTCCTGAGCTTCCTGTCCAGGATCGACCTGGACGCCACCGACCTCGTCGCGCTCTCCGGCGGCCACACCGTCGGCGTCGCCCACTGCGGGTCCTTCGAGGACCACCTGTTCCCGACGCAGGACCCCACCCTGAACCAGTGGTTCGCCGGGCGgctgaggctcacctgccccgCCAAGGGCGCCGACGGCACGACGGCCAACGACATCCGGACGCCCAACACGTTCGACAAGTACTACGTGGACCTGCTCGACCGGGAGGGGCTCTTCACCTCCGACCAGGACCTCTTCACCGACGGCAGGACCAAGCCGCTAGTCACCAAGTTCTCCGTCGACCAGGACACACTA GCATTTTTTAGtagtgacgccttcttccagcAGTTCGTCTACTCGTACGTCAAGATGGGGCAGATCAATGTGCTGACGGGGGCGACGCAGGGCCAGATCCGCGCCAACTGCTCGGCGCGCAACAACAATGAGCAGCAGCTGCCGCCCTGGTCCGTCGTGGAAaccgtcgtcgacgccgccgagAGCATCGTGCTCTAG
- the LOC120709330 gene encoding cationic peroxidase SPC4-like: MGPCSASLAAAVAAGLLLISGGCVVAQQPPPVAQGLSFDFYKRSCPKAESIVRSFVQDAVRRDVGLAAGLLRLHFHDCFVQGCDASVLLDGSATGPGEKQAPPNLTLRPSAFKAINDIHTRLQRECAAAVVSCSDVLALAARDSVVASGGPSYRVPLGRRDSTSFATQQDVLGGLPPPTATAPALLAVLSKLNLDAADLVALSGGHTIGLGHCTSFEGRLFPRQDPTLNATFAGLLRRTCPAMGTDRRTALDVRTPNKFDNKYYVNLVNREGLFTSDQDLFSNAATRDMVARFAQSQKAFFDQFASSMVKMGQIKVLTGKQGQIRSNCSARNNPAGLLLPWSISILDDQAF; the protein is encoded by the exons ATGGGTCCTTGTTCTGCTTCGCTCGCTGCCGCAGTggcggccggcctcctcctcatctccgGCGGCTGCGTCGTCgcccagcagccgccgccggtggcgcaAGGCCTGTCGTTCGACTTCTACAAGCGGAGCTGCCCCAAGGCGGAGTCCATCGTGCGGAGCTTCGTGCAGGACGCGGTGCGCCGGGACGTGGGCCTCGCCGCGGGCCTCCTGCGCCTCCacttccacgactgcttcgtcCAGGGCTGCGACGCCTCCGTCCTGCTCGACGGCTCCGCCACCGGCCCCGGCGAGAAGCAGGCGCCGCCCAACCTCACGCTCCGCCCCTCCGCCTTCAAGGCCATCAACGACATCCACACCCGCCTGCAGAGggagtgcgccgccgccgtcgtctcctGCTCCGACgtcctcgcgctcgccgcccgcgACTCCGTCGTCGCG TCGGGAGGCCCGAGCTACCGGGTGCCCCTGGGGCGGCGCGACAGCACCAGCTTCGCGACGCAGCAGGACGTGCTCGGCGGCctcccgccgcccaccgccaccgccccggCTCTCCTGGCCGTGCTCTCCAAGCTCAACCTGGACGCCGCCGACCTGGTGGCGCTCTCCGGCGGGCACACCATCGGCCTCGGCCACTGCACCTCCTTCGAGGGCCGGCTCTTCCCGCGCCAGGACCCGACCCTGAACGCCACCttcgccggcctcctccggcgGACCTGCCCGGCCATGGGCACCGACCGGAGGACGGCGCTGGACGTGCGGACGCCCAACAAGTTCGACAACAAGTACTACGTGAACCTGGTGAACCGGGAGGGGCTCTTCACCTCGGACCAGGACCTCTTCAGCAACGCCGCCACCAGGGACATGGTCGCCAGGTTCGCGCAGAGCCAGAAGGCCTTCTTCGACCAGTTCGCGTCCTCCATGGTGAAGATGGGGCAGATCAAGGTGCTCACGGGGAAGCAGGGCCAGATACGCAGCAACTGCTCCGCGCGCAACAACCCAGCCGGCCTGCTGCTGCCATGGTCCATCTCCATCCTCGACGACCAGGCCTTCTAG
- the LOC120709331 gene encoding syntaxin-61-like, whose amino-acid sequence MSSAQDPFYIVREEIQDSIDKLQSTFHRWQQTASNTGEYVHLTKEFLTSCESIEWQVDELEKAITVASRDPAYYGLDEVELSRRKNWTGSARNQVGTVRRAVEKGKSNSATSKYQDTNRTNLYSAQDNDDFISSESDRQQLLMRQQDEELDELSASVQRIGGVGLTIHEELSGQERILNDLSLEMETTSNRLDFVQKRVAMVMKKAGIKGQIMLIAFLVVLFIILFVLVFLT is encoded by the exons ATGAGCTCGGCGCAAGATCCGTTCTACATCGTCCGGGAGGAGATCCAGGACTCG ATTGATAAACTGCAAAGCACCTTCCACCGCTGGCAGCAAACTGCTTCCAACACAGGAGAATATGTTCACCTCACAAAGGAGTTTCTTACCAGCTGTGAAAGCATTGAGTGGCAG GTAGATGAGCTGGAAAAGGCAATCACTGTTGCATCACGGGATCCAGCATACTATGGACTTGATGAGGTCGAGCTTTCTAGACGAAAAAACTGGACTGGTTCTGCCCGTAATCAG GTTGGTACAGTCAGGAGAGCTGTTGAAAAGGGGAAGAGCAATTCAGCAACTTCAAAATACCAGGACACAAACAGGACTAACCTCTATTCTGCCCAAGACAATGATGACTTCATTTCTTCAGAATCAGATAGACAGCAGCTACTCATGAG GCAGCAGGATGAAGAACTTGATGAGCTCAGTGCGAGTGTCCAGAGGATTGGTGGTGTAGGGCTAACCATACACGAAGAGCTGTCTGGACAG GAAAGGATCTTAAACGACCTAAGCTTGGAGATGGAGACTACTTCCAACCGACTTGATTTTGTGCAG AAAAGAGTGGCCATGGTGATGAAGAAGGCTGGCATCAAGGGGCAGATTATGTTGATTGCGTTCCTGGTCGTTCTATTCATTATTCTCTTCGTTTTGGTGTTCTTGACATAG
- the LOC120709332 gene encoding thioredoxin Y, chloroplastic-like, giving the protein MAAFNPAAALTSPAPCRPSALAVRLPAARSLPLRCSPLALGLRRRTGHSRRGSAALRVEAKKQTFSSFDELLEKSEKPLLVDFYATWCGPCQYMVPILQEVSEKLSEKVQVVKIDTEKYAAIASRYRIEALPTFIIFKNRKPCYRFEGALPANQMIEQIENALAVSE; this is encoded by the exons ATGGCGGCCTTCAACCCCGCCGCGGCGCTGACGTCGCCGGCTCCGTGCCGGCCCTCCGCCCTCGCCGTGCGTCTGCCGGCGGCTCGGTCTCTGCCGCTCCGCTGCTCGCCGCTAGCCCTGGGCCTCAGGCGTCGGACCGGGCATTCTCGGCGGGGTTCAGCCGCGCTCCGG GTGGAAGCTAAGAAGCAAACATTCTCTTCATTTGATGAGTTGCTGGAGAAGTCTGAGAAGCCTTTACTAGTTGACTTCTATGCAACTTG GTGTGGCCCATGCCAATACATGGTTCCCATACTTCAAGAAGTGAGTGAAAAGTTAAGCGAGAAGGTTCAAGTTGTGAAAATTGATACTGAGAAGTACGCAGCCATTGCAAGTCGTTACAGAATTGAAGCATTGCCAACTTTTATCATCTTCAAGAACAGGAAACCTTGCTATCGTTTT GAGGGAGCGTTGCCTGCTAACCAGATGATTGAACAAATTGAGAATGCTTTGGCTGTCTCAGAGTAG
- the LOC120709333 gene encoding abscisic stress-ripening protein 5-like, translating to MADYYGGRTMYSKTDECYDAGRHGSRRVYSHTDECYDDVDRRRPGAYADDCYNGAGYGGARQAAVYSDEYSRGGYGYGGEQEHFKREEREHKHKERLGEIGALAGGAFALYEGHRAKKDPEHAQRHKMEAGVATAAALGAGGYAYHEHREQKEARYEGKDHSRVPHGYYCN from the exons ATGGCTGACTACTACGGCGGCCGGACCATGTACTCCAAGACCGACGAGTGCTACGACGCCGGCAGGCACGGCAGCCGGAGGGTGTACTCCCACACCGACGAGTGCTACGACGACGTGGACCGCAGGAGGCCGGGGGCCTACGCCGACGACTGCTACAACGGCGCCGGCTACGGCGGCGCCAGGCAGGCCGCCGTCTACTCCGACGAGTACTCCCGCGGCGGCTACGGctacggcggcgagcaggagcacttcaagagggaggagagggagcacAAGCACAAAGAGCGCCTCGGCGAGATaggcgccctcgccggcggcgccttcGCACTG TACGAGGGTCACCGTGCGAAGAAGGACCCGGAGCACGCGCAGAGGCACAAGATGGAGGCGggcgtggcgacggcggcggcgctgggtgccGGCGGCTACGCGTACCACGAGCACCGCGAGCAGAAGGAGGCCCGCTACGAGGGCAAGGACCACAGCAGGGTGCCGCACGGCTACTACTGCAACTAA